The following proteins come from a genomic window of Nitrosopumilaceae archaeon AB1(1):
- a CDS encoding enoyl-CoA hydratase-related protein produces MSLLNVSKSDGICTVTLNRVEKLNAMNMDLAKEIISTFESVTHDDSIKVIILTGEGKKAFSAGADIEYMSKISPDESVEYAKLGQRLTNTVEQVKQPTIAAINGFALGGGCELALACDIRIAADTARLAQPEVTIGIPPGWGGTQRLLRIVGIGKAKEMIYTGSMISADVAMRIGLVNSVVPLDSLLDEANKMAQTIAKNSVMGIQMSKIAINKGRNADLDTGLNIELLAWRNCFTHEDRENMMKAFLSKNKK; encoded by the coding sequence TTGTCATTATTGAATGTAAGTAAATCCGATGGAATCTGTACAGTAACATTGAACAGAGTTGAAAAATTAAATGCTATGAATATGGATCTTGCCAAAGAAATTATCTCTACATTTGAATCTGTTACTCATGATGATTCTATAAAGGTGATTATCCTTACTGGCGAAGGCAAAAAAGCATTTTCTGCCGGAGCTGATATTGAATACATGTCTAAGATTAGTCCAGATGAATCTGTCGAATATGCCAAACTCGGTCAACGATTAACTAATACTGTAGAGCAAGTCAAACAACCAACTATAGCTGCAATAAACGGTTTTGCTCTTGGAGGTGGATGTGAATTAGCACTTGCATGTGATATTCGTATTGCAGCTGATACTGCAAGACTGGCTCAACCCGAAGTTACAATTGGAATACCACCTGGTTGGGGAGGTACACAAAGATTATTACGTATTGTAGGTATTGGCAAAGCTAAAGAAATGATATATACTGGCAGTATGATATCTGCCGATGTTGCCATGCGAATTGGTCTTGTAAATTCCGTAGTTCCACTAGATTCTCTTTTAGATGAGGCAAATAAAATGGCACAGACAATTGCAAAAAACTCTGTAATGGGAATACAAATGTCAAAGATTGCCATCAATAAGGGTAGAAATGCAGATTTGGATACTGGGTTAAACATAGAACTATTAGCATGGCGGAATTGTTTTACGCATGAAGATCGTGAAAATATGATGAAGGCGTTTTTGTCTAAAAATAAAAAGTGA
- a CDS encoding HEAT repeat domain-containing protein, giving the protein MTQISQQRLDLLAQMESKYEQKDTVFFINLLKHDDYVIRTRATCILVDFGGEDKVEHIANVLKNDPNELVRHEAAFSLGQMCYHSGIIHLKDATLEDSSMFVRHEAAIALGVIGSQNAKQTLEKALNDPDKPVRESAIVALSNLEFMNKLSKNDKFAKLTGG; this is encoded by the coding sequence ATGACACAAATCTCACAACAAAGGTTAGATTTACTGGCACAGATGGAAAGCAAATATGAGCAAAAAGATACTGTGTTTTTCATAAACCTACTCAAACATGATGATTATGTAATTCGAACAAGAGCGACATGTATTCTTGTAGACTTTGGTGGCGAGGATAAAGTAGAGCATATTGCAAATGTTTTAAAAAATGATCCGAATGAACTTGTACGTCATGAGGCGGCGTTCTCACTTGGTCAAATGTGTTACCACAGTGGCATTATTCATCTCAAAGATGCCACACTAGAAGATTCTAGTATGTTTGTACGTCATGAAGCTGCAATTGCACTTGGAGTAATTGGTTCACAAAATGCAAAACAGACATTAGAAAAAGCATTGAATGATCCTGATAAACCAGTACGTGAATCTGCTATTGTGGCATTATCCAACCTAGAATTTATGAACAAATTGAGCAAGAACGATAAATTTGCAAAGTTGACGGGTGGATAA
- a CDS encoding SRPBCC family protein, with product MSIINASIQINATKQKVWSIISNLDAEPQYWKGTKKVQTLSQDGNKIIRKVVLAFRDAECMQEIRLQPMNQIDVTFTTGVVKGTKIMYLEEKNSVTTLKVVWDINMTGILKMFTGMVKNHIKKGTTHALDGIKIKAEE from the coding sequence ATGTCCATCATTAATGCGTCTATACAGATAAACGCAACAAAACAGAAAGTATGGAGTATAATATCTAATCTTGATGCAGAACCACAATATTGGAAAGGGACCAAAAAGGTACAAACGTTATCACAAGATGGTAATAAAATTATTAGAAAAGTAGTATTAGCATTTAGGGATGCTGAATGTATGCAAGAGATACGTTTACAACCTATGAATCAGATTGATGTTACATTTACAACCGGTGTGGTAAAGGGCACTAAGATAATGTATCTTGAGGAGAAAAATTCAGTTACAACTTTAAAAGTTGTTTGGGATATTAACATGACAGGCATTCTCAAGATGTTTACAGGAATGGTAAAAAATCATATTAAAAAAGGCACAACACATGCTCTGGATGGCATAAAGATAAAAGCAGAGGAATAG
- a CDS encoding glycosyltransferase, producing MDANIVLGYLISSIMILVGIAWISLIYGILQYISKAPSLDKFENNFKGTPLVSVIIPARNETENIARCLDSMLEQDYPNYEVLVINDSSEDDTGDIIKEYSKRSKKIIHIDADAKPDGWVGKNWACMEGVRIAKSDLLLFTDADTRHARNVITLTVNHLESKGLDALTALPRMRTRDFLTKITMPIISVFLHTRFSALQVNNPKKKMAYFVGGFFIIRRHVYEAVGMHEGVRSEIVEDGALGRKVKDAGYKLLMVKGEHLIDALWARDPPTLWNALKRIMIPMYLQTPKLAIGLAVGLVFLLFLPFPLFIYGIVSFQPEPVKFIMLLSSAFALICAYIGVALETTKGMNIHIKYVIFEPLGSLIVVGGLIAGILKAKKKSSVSWRGRTYDMRKYEQQGISI from the coding sequence TTGGATGCAAATATCGTATTAGGGTATTTGATTTCAAGTATTATGATACTAGTCGGAATAGCATGGATCTCACTAATTTATGGAATATTACAATACATCTCCAAAGCTCCAAGTTTGGATAAATTTGAAAATAATTTCAAAGGTACACCACTTGTGTCGGTAATAATTCCTGCTAGAAATGAGACTGAAAATATTGCACGCTGTCTAGACTCTATGTTGGAGCAAGATTATCCAAATTATGAGGTTTTAGTAATCAATGACTCATCAGAGGATGATACAGGTGATATCATAAAAGAGTACTCTAAGAGAAGCAAAAAAATCATACACATAGATGCAGATGCTAAACCTGATGGTTGGGTTGGTAAAAATTGGGCATGTATGGAAGGGGTTCGAATAGCAAAATCAGATTTATTATTATTTACTGATGCCGATACTAGACACGCACGTAATGTAATTACACTCACAGTAAATCATCTCGAGTCCAAAGGGCTCGATGCTCTCACAGCGTTGCCAAGAATGAGAACTAGGGATTTTCTTACAAAAATTACAATGCCAATAATTTCTGTATTTCTGCATACACGATTCTCTGCATTACAGGTGAATAATCCGAAAAAAAAGATGGCATATTTTGTAGGTGGTTTTTTTATAATTCGACGTCATGTATATGAGGCAGTTGGTATGCATGAGGGAGTACGCAGTGAAATTGTAGAAGATGGAGCATTAGGCAGAAAAGTAAAGGATGCAGGGTATAAATTACTAATGGTAAAAGGAGAGCATCTAATTGATGCGTTATGGGCCAGAGATCCACCTACACTTTGGAACGCGTTGAAAAGAATAATGATTCCAATGTACCTACAAACACCAAAATTAGCAATAGGACTTGCAGTAGGTCTAGTATTTTTACTATTCTTACCATTTCCATTATTCATTTATGGAATTGTATCATTTCAGCCAGAGCCAGTAAAATTCATTATGCTCTTATCCTCAGCATTTGCTTTGATTTGTGCATATATTGGCGTAGCATTAGAGACAACAAAGGGAATGAATATTCACATAAAGTATGTAATCTTTGAGCCTCTTGGTAGTTTGATTGTAGTTGGCGGATTGATTGCAGGAATACTAAAGGCAAAAAAAAAATCATCGGTTTCATGGCGTGGAAGAACATATGATATGAGAAAATATGAGCAACAAGGAATCAGTATTTAG